The following are encoded in a window of Octopus sinensis linkage group LG23, ASM634580v1, whole genome shotgun sequence genomic DNA:
- the LOC115223548 gene encoding mitochondrial ornithine transporter 2-like, with product MTHNEARSHWFKEGAIGLGVGVLYGLTSISVGHPIDTIKTKMQGQHGFERTNMFQTFVKTFQTQGIRGFYRGCIPPLWGSGIFRSTQFAVFEGAYTFLDTPFGKSTIPLSGGIQIRVLLAGACAATARAVIETPLEYAKVRGQVNRSWKLRNIYTGFGVTCCRTQGLLCTYFMLVDSGRRHFPEQFKRPILGPFLTSGIAATLAWWMVWPLEYMKCQVQSGYGSRQISVITRMRNIIRDKGGFFALYRGIWPGTIRSFLANGISMIVMANAQKKVSEWGLRN from the exons TTGGTGTACTCTATGGCTTGACCAGCATTTCGGTGGGGCATCCCATTGACACAATCAAAACAAAAATGCAGGGTCAACATGGTTTTGAAAGGACCAACATGTTTCAGACTTTTGTGAAGACTTTTCAAACTCAGGGAATTCGAGGCTTCTACAG GGGTTGTATTCCACCATTATGGGGCTCAGGAATATTTCGCTCTACGCAGTTTGCAGTTTTTGAAGGGGC ATATACCTTTTTAGACACACCATTTGGAAAATCCACAATTCCATTATCAGGAGGAATTCAAAT CCGAGTGTTACTGGCCGGCGCTTGTGCAGCTACTGCTCGTGCAGTTATTGAAACACCGTTAGAATATGCCAAG GTACGTGGTCAAGTGAACAGGTCTTGGAAACTAAGGAACATTTACACA GGTTTTGGTGTGACGTGTTGTCGAACCCAGGGCTTGCTCTGTACATATTTTATGCTTGTTGATTCCGGCCGAAGACATTTCCCAGAACAGTTCAAACGTCCCATTCTTGGACCATTCCTCACATCTGGTATTGCAGCTACTCTAGCCTGGTGGATGGTTTGGCCCTTGGAGTACATGAAATGCCAAGTACAGTCTGGTTACGGCAGTCG aCAAATTTCTGTGATTACGCGAATGAGGAATATCATAAGAGACAAAGGTGGTTTTTTTGCCCTCTATCGTGGAATATGGCCTGGAACCATCCGCAGTTTCCTGGCCAATGGTATCAGTATGATTGTGATGGCTAATGCTCAGAAGAAAGTCTCAGAATGGGGCCTGCGCAATTAG